A single region of the Triticum dicoccoides isolate Atlit2015 ecotype Zavitan chromosome 2B, WEW_v2.0, whole genome shotgun sequence genome encodes:
- the LOC119367319 gene encoding autophagy-related protein 18d-like — protein sequence MDLSFGPSVMASTSSSSELPDGTVLVPAPLVHVAFNQHGTHFVAATATDFHVFSCHPLERVMRRRGSGGCTFKVTSAQLLTRSQLAVATRRPSAVSGAVDGHVIDFWNGMCKPKDARTNTVRSLCGAVGGFRLRGDHMLVAGEGTATLFDGVHWEKEVRRRGRASSVSVHAHGSGVACLALSPDGRLLATAGTRGTLLRIFSTADGTKLQELRRGTEGADIHCIAFSHDSKWLAVSSDKATVHVFSINDFNLTSSTLEEDHASNDLLAAPLVLPSSPAPATTNQISSRMSFLKGYLPTYFSSKWSFVQFRIPNAWTKCSVAFDRRHPNTITIVCMDKRFYRCEFDPVKGGDMVPGVYHENFMDL from the exons ATGGATCTATCGTTCGGCCCGTCGGTCATGGCGTCTACGTCGTCTTCCTCCGAGCTGCCGGACGGAACAGTCCTAGTCCCCGCTCCGCTCGTCCACGTCGCCTTCAACCAGCACGGCACGCACTTCGTCGCGGCCACGGCCACCGACTTCCACGTATTCTCCTGCCACCCCCTCGAGCGCGTCATGCGCCGGCGTGGCTCCGGCGGCTGCACGTTCAAGGTGACCTCCGCCCAGCTGCTCACGCGGTCTCAGCTGGCCGTCGCGACGCGGAGGCCCAGCGCCGTCAGCGGCGCCGTCGACGGACACGTCATCGACTTCTGGAACGGCATGTGCAAGCCCAAGGACGCCAGGACCAACACCGTCAGGAGCCTGTGCGGCGCCGTGGGCGGCTTCCGCCTGCGGGGCGACCAcatgctcgtcgccggcgaggggacGGCCACGCTGTTTGACGGCGTCCACTGGGAGAAGGAG GTCCGCCGGCGCGGCAGGGCCAGCAGCGTCAGCGTGCACGCGCACGGCTCGGGCGTGGCGTGCCTCGCGCTGTCCCCCGACGGACGGCTGCTCGCCACCGCCGGCACCCGAGGCACGCTCCTGCGCATCTTCAGCACCGCCGACGGCACAAAGCTGCAAGAG CTGAGAAGAGGCACCGAAGGGGCAGACATCCACTGCATCGCCTTCTCCCACGACTCCAAATGGTTAGCGGTGTCCAGCGACAAGGCAACGGTGCACGTTTTTAGCATCAATGACTTTAACCTCACAAGCTCCACTCTCGAGGAAGACCATGCCAGCAATGACCTTCTGGCGGCACCACTAGTACTACCATCTTCTCCCGCACCCGCAACAACCAACCAGATCTCGTCACGCATGTCATTTTTGAAAG GCTACCTGCCGACGTATTTCAGCTCAAAGTGGTCGTTTGTCCAGTTCCGGATCCCTAACGCCTGGACCAAGTGCTCCGTTGCATTCGACCGGAGACACCCCAACACCATTACCATTGTCTGCATGGACAAA AGGTTCTACCGCTGCGAGTTCGATCCGGTGAAAGGAGGCGACATGGTGCCGGGGGTGTACCACGAGAACTTCATGGACCTGTGA